TAATCTGTAAGTTATTGAGAAAATTATTGAGGATAATTATGATAGAAAAAGTGATTAGACGCAAAAAGCTCACCGAACCAGATACTGATCTGAGATATTGGATGAGTAAAACCTGCGAGGAACGAATTGCGGCTTTAGAAACTATCAGAGAAGAATATAATTCCTGGAGATATAATGCTAAGCAAAGATTTCAAAGAGTTTATACAATTACTAAACGCAAACAAAGTTAAATATCTGATCGTTGGCGGATATGCCTTAGCGGTTTATGGATATCCGCGCTATACCAAAGATCTTGATGTCTGGATAAATAAATCGGTGGAGAAATAATTTTGCCCCTATATTTATCTTTTATTTAGGGTTTATTTCAATATTATCGCTTTTTTGTACATGCTGAATTCGGTGCTGCTTAGTTTATAGAAATATAATCCTGCTGCTGCTTCCTGACCTGTTACGGTTTTTCCATTCCAGTATATCTGATGTTCACCTGATGTCATTTCTCCTTGATATAGATCTGCTACTTTTTGTCCTTTCAGGTTATAGACTGTGATCTCAAGATCATTTACTGGTTCAGCTATGCTGAATTCCAGAGTAATCAGATCACGCTGCCCATTACCACGGAAAGGATTGGGATATACTACTGCTGAGGTGATCAGGGGTGCTACCTCGTCTTCATCAGCAGGTTGAGAGCTAACGGTTAAATTTACCGGAATGATCTCTTCATCTTGTTCCCAATTGATGATCAGGCTGCATGAATAATTACCTTCTTCCATGTCTGCTGTATCGAACATTAAGTTGATTATATCTGTTTCCATTGCCCAGAGGTCACCGCTAAATTGACTGGCAGTGATCCAGCCGACTAAATCACCATAGATTTCCAGCTCAATATCTCCAGAAACTGTATGCGGTTCTGCTCCAAAGCTATCACCCGTGATTGTCCAATCCAATAATGCGTTACCAGAAAAATCGGGTGCTACATTTACCTCCACTGTACAAAAAGCTGACTCATCATCATGAAGAACTCCCCAGCCATTTGATGTTTCTCCATACCATGATACCAGAGCTCCATTACCCTGTGCCCCCTCATATCTTATCAGTCCGCCAGAACCGCCCCAAAAATCTGTAGCTCCAATCACTTCAAAACCTTCTGGGAAGTCGATAGTAACGTTCTGGATCCATTCATCATCAGAACTGTTATTATATACTGTGAAATCAAGATCAATTGTTTCTCCGGGATTAAAGAACTGATCATCACAAATCACATAGCTGCCGGTTATATCTCGGCTTGTATCCTGGAATTCGATACTGTAATTGATCACACCACCACCTGTGTTCGTAAGCTGCAGCTCCTGGGTAGCAGTCGAATTTGCCGGCATTTCCATATTTATGACCTCAGGATCCACATCCAGAACAGGATACTGCTGCCCACCTGCGTAATAGACGTGAGGATCAGCTTCCCCTATCAAGGGATGAAAAGCAGAATGAGTTTCTTCGTCAAAAGCACTGATATAATAGGAAACCATTGATCCTTCTGGTTGCCCAGGAATCGTGGCTTCAAAAGTATTATCTTCCACATTGAGCATCAGCTCCTGCTGATATTCTTCCACCCCAATCCTGTAGTACAGGAATACTTCTTCATAGAGTATTTCTGCTCCACTGTAAGGAGTGATATCACAGGAAACGACAAGATCAACATCTACCGGCTGCTCATCCAGATAAGGTAAATGGTAGATATACAGCATTTCGCGATCTGCAATACCTATTACTCTGCAATGCAAAGCATCGGTGGATTCCCAGGGCTGGGGACCGCTGAAAACCCCAACAACAGTATAACCCGGCATTGCTTCTTCATAAACTGCCAGAACTTCATCATCATAAGACCCACCTGTAAGCGGCACATAAACATGATCATTGAGGATCAGTGCATTGGTATAAGGCTGGTCATTGGGAGAATATGCTCTATATACCTGGTATGTGTTACCATAGGAAGTGGTTTGATCTGCAAAATACTCCGCCACTGCCTCAATCTCGTCATATTGAGCATGAGTGGGCGGGACTTCTCTGATCAACACTTTATCGACATCCAGGAATTTACCCCAGCAATTTATATGGTCAATATAAGTATTATTAGGGTCATCTATCACGTAATAAGTT
The window above is part of the Candidatus Stygibacter australis genome. Proteins encoded here:
- a CDS encoding agmatine deiminase family protein; translation: TYYVIDDPNNTYIDHINCWGKFLDVDKVLIREVPPTHAQYDEIEAVAEYFADQTTSYGNTYQVYRAYSPNDQPYTNALILNDHVYVPLTGGSYDDEVLAVYEEAMPGYTVVGVFSGPQPWESTDALHCRVIGIADREMLYIYHLPYLDEQPVDVDLVVSCDITPYSGAEILYEEVFLYYRIGVEEYQQELMLNVEDNTFEATIPGQPEGSMVSYYISAFDEETHSAFHPLIGEADPHVYYAGGQQYPVLDVDPEVINMEMPANSTATQELQLTNTGGGVINYSIEFQDTSRDITGSYVICDDQFFNPGETIDLDFTVYNNSSDDEWIQNVTIDFPEGFEVIGATDFWGGSGGLIRYEGAQGNGALVSWYGETSNGWGVLHDDESAFCTVEVNVAPDFSGNALLDWTITGDSFGAEPHTVSGDIELEIYGDLVGWITASQFSGDLWAMETDIINLMFDTADMEEGNYSCSLIINWEQDEEIIPVNLTVSSQPADEDEVAPLITSAVVYPNPFRGNGQRDLITLEFSIAEPVNDLEITVYNLKGQKVADLYQGEMTSGEHQIYWNGKTVTGQEAAAGLYFYKLSSTEFSMYKKAIILK